From the Pediococcus acidilactici genome, the window GGAGATTGAATTTGAAAACGTTTCGGACCCTGAAAAAATCTCGCAATTAATCGTCCGGCGGCTGGTTGATTTATATACACGTAACGGCAGTGCGGAAGACAACCATCTGGTTTTTAGTAAGGAAGGCCCAACGGTATTCCTTTTTGTGGGCGTTAATGGAGTTGGAAAAACTACCAGCATTGGTAAGATGGCGGCACGTTTTAAAGCTCGGGGTCGGAAAGTTCTCTTGGCGGCTTGTGATACGTTCCGGGCGGGAGCAATCCAGCAACTGGAAGAATGGGCTAACCGGGACGGCGTTGACATCGTTACCGGTAAGGAAAAGTCTGATCCTGCCGCGGTCGCTTTTGAAGCGGTAAAAAAGGCTAAAGCCGAAAACTATGACCTCGTCTTTATCGATACGGCAGGTCGTTTGCAAAACAAAGTTAACCTGATGAAGGAATTAGATAAGATCAAGCGGGTAATTAGTCGGGAAATCCCCGATGCACCGCAGGAATCTCTCCTAGTTTTGGATTCCACGACTGGGCAAAATGCATTGACCCAAGCAAAGGCGTTTTTAGAAACCACAAACGTAACCGGAATCATTCTCACGAAACTAGACGGCACTGCCAAGGGTGGAATTGTCTTGGCCATCCGCAACCAACTGCACTTAGCTGTTAAATACGTGGGATTAGGTGAAAAGGTTGAGGACTTGAGTCCGTTTAATCCGGAAGAATATGTCCGCGGCCTGTTTAAGGGTT encodes:
- the ftsY gene encoding signal recognition particle-docking protein FtsY, whose protein sequence is MAWFFGKKKKKEKEAEKKVEPATQAPESATMASPEKEKEAPLKSTPVKEPASTPESAPAEDVTPAAPVNKEPQLNEAEKYDRGLERSRKSFGQKLSALFTNFSGVDDDFYDDLEETLIEADVGFDTALEISEEVREEIEFENVSDPEKISQLIVRRLVDLYTRNGSAEDNHLVFSKEGPTVFLFVGVNGVGKTTSIGKMAARFKARGRKVLLAACDTFRAGAIQQLEEWANRDGVDIVTGKEKSDPAAVAFEAVKKAKAENYDLVFIDTAGRLQNKVNLMKELDKIKRVISREIPDAPQESLLVLDSTTGQNALTQAKAFLETTNVTGIILTKLDGTAKGGIVLAIRNQLHLAVKYVGLGEKVEDLSPFNPEEYVRGLFKGLLDD